CACGCTCCCTGAACTTCCTCACACGTGTTACCGTGTGTTCCGAGCGGCCCGGGCAGTCTGGGTGAGGGCGTAGGGAACCCCTGTGGGGGAGGAAAGCTCAGGAGCTGCTGCAGGCGGCTGGAGGCAGCTGCACCTAGGCCAGCGTCCGCGCTTCCTGGGAGGGAAGCCGCTGAGGGGAGGTCCGTGTGGGCTGGGCTGCAGGACAGAAGCTGCCAAGTGCTTTGAGGAAGGTTTGGTTACCCTTGGCCGTTCTTGAGTTGGTTTAAAGGACCTTCCCCAGGTCTCACGGTGTCCTCCCGTGGTGAGGAGCGCCCGCCTGGACGTGTTCCTCCACGCGCTCGCTCGGGCTCTCCTTGGGGCTGTGCGGCACGTTTGGGATAAAATCCGTTCTCTCGTTTAGCCGTGGACGGCGGGTCGGCAGAAGAGCGGAAGGTGAGACCAGCAGATCCGCCCGTCTTGCCGGCTCCTCAGAAGGCAGATGCTAATCCAGAAAACTCGCCGGGGCTTTTACCCCAGGTGTGTTCGGTGAACTGCACGTGGGGTTGCGACCGGGGTCGGTCCCACGGGCGTTTCAGAACCGCGCGTGATGTTCCACACGGACGGGGGAAGCAGTTCTTTCCCTTGTTGTTTGTCTGATGTTCGCGCCCTGCGCCCCTTGTCCTGAGCCGGTAGGATGACGCTTGGGGCAAGGAGgagggatattctttccttccttccccttggcCACCTGCTGGCGAGCGAAACAGACCCGCCCCTTGTCTGGAGGAGCGGCAGGCCGGCGGGAGCAGGCCGGTGGCCCGTGGTGTCCATCCCGGGAGGAGAATAGCAGTCGCCTCCAGGGACGAGGCTGGGGACGGGACGCTGAACTGCGGTGGGAGACTGGGCAGCCGCTGGCCCTGGGTAGAGTCGGGAGAGCAGGGCTCGAGTCCAGTGACGTTGCCCGAGGCAGGGGGAGCTGGGCTTGTTCAGGGAGCTGCAGTTTCAGAGGGCGTGGGCGGGGAAGGGGGCCGGGGTCGGGCCCCACGGGGAGCGGCCAGGAGGCCTCTCTGCAAACCGTCTTACTCGGAGGCTGTGTGTCAAACAGCTCACGTCCTCCCTCGTGGAGCCGACACGCACGTCTCTCGCTCCTCTTGGCCGCTCTCGTGCACCTGGGCTCTCGTGACGGCGACGGGAGCAGAGCCCGCCTGCACGGTTGCCCGCCGAAAGGCACGCTTCCGTTGCTCGGGAGGCCCGTGATCCCGTCTGTGGTGGCGGCCGGGGTCGGCGTGCACGGCTCCCCGGGTCCGGGCCTCGGGGCGCGGGGCCCCTTGTGGCGGGGCCGCTGGGACCTTTTCTGCTGTTCGGACTCCGGCACTTGTGCCCCGGGCCTGGGTCAGCCCCGGTGCTTTGTGTGCGGCCAGATCCCATTCTCTTGGCCACGGGGGTCCCGGCTCCGTGGCACTGGCGTCTTTCCAACGAGGACCTCTTCACGGGTCCTGTGGGTACTGAGCGGCAGAGATGTGTTCGATCCCTGAGTCGGCCTCCTTGCTGTGTCCTGCGGAGGAGGggcctcctcctgccctctgctgACGACGGGCTACGCCTGGGCCCCTGCGCTCCATCCCTGGACCCGGTGCCCTGGCCACCCGGTTCTGAGCACAAAGGGTGGGAGTCCTGGGGCACAGGCCCGGGACAGTGTTCTTTGCGCCTCCATCCACGGGGACGTGGCTCTGACCCTTTATTGCTACCTTTAGGGTCTGTGACGGCCTGACACCCTCCCGGGCCAGGATGCTAACTCACTGCCCAGGGCTGCGCCAGCCCGTTGGCACAGTCTCCGTCCCGGTTGGTCAGGGCCCGGAGATCGTGAGAAAGGATCTTCTGGCCAAATCTGCATGTTGCCGTGGGAGCGGGAAGGCACCTCCTCCGGGGGCCGTGCGCCACCAGCCATTCCACGCGGTCCGTGGGGTTGGGTCTGATAGGGAGAGCATCCCAGGTGGAAACGGAGTGGCAGCTCCTGGGCCGTTGAACTGTTTTCACGAGTGGCTCTTGTTTCGATCTAGAAGCCTCAGAGGCATTTCCGACGGGGACCGCCCAACCTGCAGATTAGAGCCCCCGACAAAGACTCCAAGGACCGGAGGCAGGATGACACGAGGCGGAGGGACGAGGTGGTGGGCGACGCTCGTCAGGAAGAGAGCACACAGAGAACGGTGGTCAGGTACAGGGAGCGTCAGAGACGAGGCAGCACGGGTCGCTAGCTGCGCAGAGGCCGGTCCGCTTGACGTTTCCTGAAAAACAAAGGGATAGGATCGGCGCGCTGTCTGAAGCGGCTTCTCCTCTCAGAGCAGACAGTGGAGAGAGCGGGAccccggtgggggcggggccctGCCTTCTCCGCGTCGTGCCGCATGGAGCGGAGGGCCGCCACGGGCCCAGCCAGGCTGTGACCGCGGGCGTTTGCGTCTCTGCCCTCAAGCCGGCtgactcctcttcctcctctccctgaaGCTGGAGGGGTGCAGTGATCGAGCCGGAGCAGGGCACCGAACCCCCTTCGAGAAAGGCAGAGGGCCCCCCCGCCAAGCCTTCCTCGCAGGCCGCCGGGATTCAGAACCAACCAGGTAAGGCCCCGCCTGCGCCCCGTCGGGCCTCACGCGGACATGGTGACGGAGAGGGCGCGTGGACACCCAGCTGGGCACCCGGGCGGGCCCCAGCTCTCTGTAGAGCCTTGGGGAGGGCACGGGGCTCCACGGCGGCCCGCGGTCCCAGGCCCATCGCGGCAGCCACAGGCCGCCTGTGCGGGAACTGCCCGCGTCCGTGCCAGCGCGGGGCCTGGGGAGAGTGGAGACACGGCCCCGGCTCAGTGGGGTCCTGGGGTCCTGCGTTCTGGCACCTGTAGTGGAGGGCCCTCGGGGCACTGGCGCTTTGTACGCTCCGTGCGGCCTGTCTGCTTTGGTTCTCGTGGCGGCCTTTGAGGTCATCGGCCTGTCGTAGGCCCGTTCCACGGACGGGAGAACCGAGGTTAGGCCGGCAGCGGCCACGGCCATTTGCCTCCCGGAGCGGGGGCTCGCGCCGGGTCAGCTGAGCCTGGGGCCCAGGCTGTGACCCTCCAGTCCTGTCGCTGTTGCcactgagggaaggaggaagaaggagccCAGAGCCGGGACGGGCGGCCCGGGCgtgtggggggaggcagagcggTCGCGGGGCTCTGAGGACCGATGTCAAAGCCGCAGATGCCAACACGACTGGGCCTCGGGCCACACCGAGAGGACACGTGTCGCGAAGCCGCCGACGCCCACGTTTCTGTCCGCCTGGTGGCCCTGTAACTCGTGCCTGGTCCTCCGACATGTGGAGGGGAGAAACCTTCTCGGTCGGCGTCGAGGCCACCCTGGAAGGGCCCCAGGGCGGCCTTGGGTGTGTCTGCCACACGCTGTTCCCTCCCCGAAAACACCCATGGCTGCTGAGGCACGCACGACGTGGGCACCTGTGAGATGAGGCGCTCTCGTGGAGGTCACCGGGGCCCGCCCGCCACGTCTGATGCTCCCCCGGCCGGAATGCACAGCGCGGCTGCCGTGGCGGAGCGGCAGGCACCGGTCTGCTGCCTCAAACACCTCCGCCCGCTGCGCGTCCCCCGCAGCTCCAGAGGGTCGTGCCCGCCGGGCGTCTGGTGGAGGCGGACGGGCCGTCGCGTGTGGACCCTGGAGGCCTCGCCACCTTGGCAGCCGCGTCCAGCCGTGCGGCTCCGAGCCCGGCGGCGCCGCGCCCCGACCTTCGGGGTCGTCCGCTGCCGACCTGCGGCCCCGGAcggtgtccccccaccccactgagcGCCCCGCGGCTTGGGGCTGCAGAGGGGCGGTGTCTGAACCCTGGGCGGTTCCGGTCCCCACGACCCGCCGtcttcctcccagcctccccgAACGAGCGTCAGAGGGCCGTGATAGACGCCTTCCGCCACGCGTGGACCGGCTACCGCAAGTTCGCCTGGGGCCACGACGAGCTGAAACCCGTGTCCCGGTCCTTCAGCGAGTGGTTTGGCCTGGGACTCACGCTGATTGACGCCCTGGACACCATGTGGATTTTGGGTCTGAAAAAAGGTACCCTGCTCGTCCCCGAGCACGCGGCCAAGTTCCCCCGGTGGAACGCTTGGGCGCGCGAGTGAGCGAGCCGTGCCCTGGAGGGTGTAGACGCCACTGTTTCCGTCTGAGGagctctcccttcccctgggTGGCAGGCAGTCGCTTTGTCCCTTGATGGCAGGCGTCCCGGGGACGCTCAGGGCAGTCGCCCCCTCGGCTCCCGGCCGAAGGCCTGGGCTGGCGTCCGGGGGCAGTTCCAGCCCGTGCTAGCCGGAAAGGGGCTCCCTGGTGGGAGGCGGCACGTGATCCGACAAGGCCATCGGCGTCCCGGGTCTCTCCATCACACCCTTCTCAGGCCACGTGGATGGGGTGTGGTTGAGGCTACGGGTCTTTGGGTACTTCCGAATCGGTCTCTCGGAGTCCGTTTCCGGTGTTCCGTAGAGGCCAGAGGCTCCCCCTGAGTTACTCACGTGGCCCTTTGTGCCGTGGCCGTTACCCGTCAGCGTCGGTGCTCACGACGGCACGCTGGCTGCCCGTCCTCCGGGTGCAGGGGGCTCCGCGGTGTGTCCCCTTGCCGCGGGAAGTGATGGCGAGGCCCCTCGGGAGAGAGAGACACGAGGACGCGCGTGGCCCCAGAGCCAGCGAGCGGTCACGGGGGCGCCGGGACCTGTAACCTACTGCCGCTCCCACCCCGTCTCCCGTCGCAGAGTTTGAAGAAGCCCGCAAGTGGGTGTCTAAGAAGCTCCGGTTTCAGAAAGACGTGGACGTCAACCTGTTCGAGAGCACGATCCGGATCCTGGGCGGCCTTCTGAGCGCCTACCACCTGTCCGGGGACGACCTCTTCCTGAGGAAGGCCGTGAGTGTCCGGGCGCCGGCGGAGGTTCCGCGGCTCGAGgggcccccgggggtgggggcgggggtctgTTCCGGGTCTCCCGTCTCCCCGGTCGTCTGGGTCTCGCTCCCGCGCACGTGCGTGGGAAGGTCCCTGTCCCCGTCGCGACCCGCGGGGAAGTGCTCTCGGGGCTCCTCGGTCTCGCCGCTGTTGAGCGCCGAGGCCACGTGAAGCCAGTGAGGTCCCGTGTCCACTTACGGGGGTGAGCACGGGTggcggggtggcgggggtggggcgggagggtgGGCGTCGTGGAACGGAGCCGAGGCTGCCGTGTGACGGGAAACCTCGGTCCTCGTCGTGTCGCGTCATCAGGAAGACTTTGGGAATCGGCTGCTGCCTGCGTTCCAGACGCCCTCCAGGATCCCATACTCGGACGTGAACATCGGCACCGGAGCCGCCCACCCGCCCCGCTGGACCTCGGACAGCACGGTGGCCGAGGTCACGAGCATTCAGCTGGAGTTCCGAGAGCTCTCCCGCCTCACGGGGAGTAAGAAGTTTCAGGTACGGGGGGCCGGCCTGCCGGCCGGAGGCGTCACACCAAGCGGAGGCGTGCGTGGACTTGACCCCGGGCCGCAGGACCACCGTCCTGTGTGCTTTCCGGTCCCTCGTTCCTCGCCTTTCCTCAGCTGCGCGGGCGGGAAGGGCGCCGACTGGGGGCTGAGTCCGAGCGCGGGCCCGTGTCCCTGGGGTCCCAACTGCCCCCTGCCTCGTGCTGTGGTGGCCCCCGGCGGTGGTCCGTGCCGGGAGCGAGGCAGGGGCCCACGGTCGTGGGTTTCGGCCTCGCTAGCCCGTCGCTGACGGTCCTCATGGACCTCGCTCCTGACCCTCGCCCCGACCCCGTTGGCCGGGGTCCCTCTCCTTGTGGGTGAGTCTCCAGCACGCGGCGGACCCTCTGGACTTGGCGCTCTGCCTCGTCACTCTTCCTCTTCCTTAAAAACCTGAGCTGCGATTTGAACGTCAGGAAGTTTTGCCTCTTGGCTTGGACGTCGCGCCACGGTCCCACGCGGGCAGCGGCTGCCGCCGTCTGATTCCAGAACCAGGTCCTCGCCTCAGGAAGCAGGCCAGCGCACCCTAGCGCTCCCGCCCGGGCCCCCTGCCTCGGTGGCCGCAAATCCACTTGTCGTGCGTGGCTTTCTCTGTTCGGAATGCTCGGCGTGAGTGAGGTCCTACGTACGGCGTGGGCCGTCTGTGGCCGGTTCTGTCGCCACGCGTGACGTCTTCGTCCGCGCTGGAAGCGTCCGGGAGGAGCGCACCCGTGTCGTAGCACGCGTCCGAAGCATCCCTTTTCGTGGCCCGGCGGTCCGCCATCGTGCGGGCGGACCACGTGCTGTCCGGGCTCTCGTGCGTTGAGGAGCAGCTGGGTTGTTTCCCACGCGGGGGTGGCAAGAGCGGCGCTCCCGGGAGAAGGTTCCAGGC
The Prionailurus viverrinus isolate Anna chromosome D4, UM_Priviv_1.0, whole genome shotgun sequence genome window above contains:
- the LOC125150296 gene encoding endoplasmic reticulum mannosyl-oligosaccharide 1,2-alpha-mannosidase-like isoform X4 produces the protein MLTHCPGLRQPVGTVSVPVGQGPEIVRKDLLAKSACCRGSGKAPPPGAVRHQPFHAKPQRHFRRGPPNLQIRAPDKDSKDRRQDDTRRRDEVVGDARQEESTQRTVVSWRGAVIEPEQGTEPPSRKAEGPPAKPSSQAAGIQNQPASPNERQRAVIDAFRHAWTGYRKFAWGHDELKPVSRSFSEWFGLGLTLIDALDTMWILGLKKEFEEARKWVSKKLRFQKDVDVNLFESTIRILGGLLSAYHLSGDDLFLRKAEDFGNRLLPAFQTPSRIPYSDVNIGTGAAHPPRWTSDSTVAEVTSIQLEFRELSRLTGSKKFQEAAEEVTRRVHSLSGKKDGLVPMFINTHSGLFTHMGVFTLGARADSYYEYLLKQWIQGGKKETQLLEDYLEAVEGIKRHLLRRSEPRKLTFVGELAHGRFSAKMDHLVCFLPGTLALGAHHGLPADHMELARALMDTCYQMNRQMETGLSPEIVHFNLYPQSDRKDVQVKPADRHNLLRPETVESLFYLHRLTGERKYQDWGWEILQSFNKYTRVPSGGYSSISNVQDPLNPQPRDKMESFFLGETLKYLYLLFSDDPALLSLDAYVFNTEAHPLPIWAPPRVG